One segment of Triticum aestivum cultivar Chinese Spring chromosome 2A, IWGSC CS RefSeq v2.1, whole genome shotgun sequence DNA contains the following:
- the LOC123188018 gene encoding phosphatidylinositol glycan anchor biosynthesis class U protein isoform X1, with protein sequence MAIRHYWSMAVAAVGFRLVLVLFGGDLHLASRPEVSTPLTSLRRLAEGYWLKQASMSPYSGSMYHGSPLLLSVLGPLTSKRSGGHHSHIYCSLVFVAVDFIAAMLIRSTGRTLQMARNRSLKSLDLRKSVNNSVNVSAGDTASLIYLWNPWTIITCVGSCTSPIENLMVVIMLHGACSRLAPLAAFGYVMATHLSLYPAILILPVALLLGYGPDTPPTKVFLQKGLSANKIDMSDNGKGTSQKGFGQFSWKPILHFILWVFIWSCYVLLLNSIILNKVGGLQEMFEKTYGFILTVKDLSPNIGVLWYFFAEVFDFFRSFFLIVFNMNIIFMVLPLAIRLKHRPCFLAFVYTAIVAMLKSYPSAGDSALYLGLLGLFANELAEMQFTFFLFFGYIGVSLLSPVMHNLWIWRGTGNANFYFATGLAYTCLQTVLVVETVSSMIKHDRKLRLLTKA encoded by the exons ATGGCGATCCGACACTACTGGTCGATGGCTGTCGCAGCCGTTGGGTTCCGCCTCGTTCTGGTGCTcttcggcggagacctccaccttGCATCCCGCCCGGAGGTCTCCACCCCCCTCACGTCCCTCCGCCGCC TGGCAGAAGGTTACTGGCTGAAGCAGGCGTCCATGTCACCCTATTCCG GTTCGATGTATCATGGTTCCCCTTTGCTTCTATCAGTTCTTGGTCCGCTAACCAGCAAAAG GTCAGGTGGACACCATTCTCATATATATTGCAG TTTGGTTTTTGTGGCTGTAGATTTTATAGCTGCTATGCTCATTCGATCAACTGGGCGTACACTCCAAATGGCACGTAACAGAAGTTTGAAGTCTCTTGACCTCAGAAAATCAGTGAACAATTCTG TGAACGTAAGCGCAGGAGACACTGCTTCTCTAATATATCTGTGGAATCCTTGGACAATAATCACCTGTGTGGGTTCATGTACATCACCAATTGAGAATTTAATGGTCGTGATAATGTTACATGGAGCCTGTTCAC GTCTTGCGCCGCTTGCTGCATTTGGATATGTTATGGCAACACACCTTTCTctttatcctgcaattctcattcTACCT GTTGCTCTTTTATTGGGTTATGGTCCAGATACTCCTCCAACTAAAGTATTTCTTCAAAAAGGCTTGAGTGCCAATAAAATTGACATGTCAGATAATGGAAAAGGTACTAGCCAAAAAGGTTTTGGACAATTCTCATGGAAACCAATACTTCACTTCATATTGTGGGTGTTTATCTGGTCATGTTATGTGCTGTTATTGAACAGCATTATTCTAAATAAAGTGGGTGGCCTTCAGGAGATGTTTGAAAA GACATATGGTTTTATCCTTACAGTGAAAGATTTATCACCAAATATTGGTGTGTTATG GTATTTCTTTGCCGAAGTCTTCGACTTCTTCAGAAGCTTCTTTCTTATAGTCTTTAATATGAACATCATTTTTATGGTCTTGCCATTGGCTATCCGTTTGAAGCATCGGCCGTGCTTCCTTGCCTTTGTTTACACAGCAATTGTCGCAATGCTGAAATCTTATCCCTCG GCTGGAGATTCAGCTCTATATCTAGGACTTCTAGGCCTATTCGCCAATGAATTAGCGG AGATGCAGTTCACCTTCTTCTTGTTTTTTGGATATATTGGAGTCTCTCTCCTTAGCCCTGTCATGCATAACCTATGGATCTGgagg GGTACTGGTAACGCAAATTTCTACTTCGCGACTGGTTTAGCTTATACCTGCCTTCAG ACCGTGTTGGTTGTAGAGACTGTAAGTTCAATGATAAAGCATGACAGGAAACTAAGGCTACTTACAAAAGCCTAA
- the LOC123188018 gene encoding phosphatidylinositol glycan anchor biosynthesis class U protein isoform X2 — protein sequence MAIRHYWSMAVAAVGFRLVLVLFGGDLHLASRPEVSTPLTSLRRLAEGYWLKQASMSPYSGSMYHGSPLLLSVLGPLTSKRSGGHHSHIYCSLVFVAVDFIAAMLIRSTGRTLQMARNRSLKSLDLRKSVNNSVNVSAGDTASLIYLWNPWTIITCVGSCTSPIENLMVVIMLHGACSRLAPLAAFGYVMATHLSLYPAILILPVALLLGYGPDTPPTKVFLQKGLSANKIDMSDNGKGTSQKGFGQFSWKPILHFILWVFIWSCYVLLLNSIILNKVGGLQEMFEKTYGFILTVKDLSPNIGVLWYFFAEVFDFFRSFFLIVFNMNIIFMVLPLAIRLKHRPCFLAFVYTAIVAMLKSYPSAGDSALYLGLLGLFANELAEMQFTFFLFFGYIGVSLLSPVMHNLWIWRGTGNANFYFATGLAYTCLQVTIPLCEHNIECSLEC from the exons ATGGCGATCCGACACTACTGGTCGATGGCTGTCGCAGCCGTTGGGTTCCGCCTCGTTCTGGTGCTcttcggcggagacctccaccttGCATCCCGCCCGGAGGTCTCCACCCCCCTCACGTCCCTCCGCCGCC TGGCAGAAGGTTACTGGCTGAAGCAGGCGTCCATGTCACCCTATTCCG GTTCGATGTATCATGGTTCCCCTTTGCTTCTATCAGTTCTTGGTCCGCTAACCAGCAAAAG GTCAGGTGGACACCATTCTCATATATATTGCAG TTTGGTTTTTGTGGCTGTAGATTTTATAGCTGCTATGCTCATTCGATCAACTGGGCGTACACTCCAAATGGCACGTAACAGAAGTTTGAAGTCTCTTGACCTCAGAAAATCAGTGAACAATTCTG TGAACGTAAGCGCAGGAGACACTGCTTCTCTAATATATCTGTGGAATCCTTGGACAATAATCACCTGTGTGGGTTCATGTACATCACCAATTGAGAATTTAATGGTCGTGATAATGTTACATGGAGCCTGTTCAC GTCTTGCGCCGCTTGCTGCATTTGGATATGTTATGGCAACACACCTTTCTctttatcctgcaattctcattcTACCT GTTGCTCTTTTATTGGGTTATGGTCCAGATACTCCTCCAACTAAAGTATTTCTTCAAAAAGGCTTGAGTGCCAATAAAATTGACATGTCAGATAATGGAAAAGGTACTAGCCAAAAAGGTTTTGGACAATTCTCATGGAAACCAATACTTCACTTCATATTGTGGGTGTTTATCTGGTCATGTTATGTGCTGTTATTGAACAGCATTATTCTAAATAAAGTGGGTGGCCTTCAGGAGATGTTTGAAAA GACATATGGTTTTATCCTTACAGTGAAAGATTTATCACCAAATATTGGTGTGTTATG GTATTTCTTTGCCGAAGTCTTCGACTTCTTCAGAAGCTTCTTTCTTATAGTCTTTAATATGAACATCATTTTTATGGTCTTGCCATTGGCTATCCGTTTGAAGCATCGGCCGTGCTTCCTTGCCTTTGTTTACACAGCAATTGTCGCAATGCTGAAATCTTATCCCTCG GCTGGAGATTCAGCTCTATATCTAGGACTTCTAGGCCTATTCGCCAATGAATTAGCGG AGATGCAGTTCACCTTCTTCTTGTTTTTTGGATATATTGGAGTCTCTCTCCTTAGCCCTGTCATGCATAACCTATGGATCTGgagg GGTACTGGTAACGCAAATTTCTACTTCGCGACTGGTTTAGCTTATACCTGCCTTCAGGTAACTATCCCTTTGTGTGAGCACAATATTGAATGTTCCTTAGAATGCTGA